The Thermovirga sp. genome includes a window with the following:
- a CDS encoding site-2 protease family protein produces the protein MRSNGSGAISPPAPRRCNALSNIPALGDLLLSLPAVLWAITFHEYCHGYAANFLGDPTAARMGRLTLNPLAHLDPIGALMLLVFRFGWAKPVPIDPRYFKRPRRDMAIVSLAGSAGNLATAAACGIVVRLFPGPFISIPALGRFVILMILINLGLGVFNLVPIPPLDGSKLVSLFLPPSWLRGFYWLERYGIFILMILLALGVVQAVISPVIMTLFHLIL, from the coding sequence ATGAGATCGAATGGGTCGGGAGCCATTTCCCCGCCCGCTCCGAGGAGGTGTAACGCTTTGAGCAACATCCCCGCCCTGGGGGACCTGCTTCTGAGCCTGCCGGCTGTCCTCTGGGCCATAACCTTTCATGAATACTGTCACGGCTACGCCGCCAATTTCCTCGGTGACCCCACGGCGGCCAGGATGGGGCGGCTCACGCTCAACCCCCTGGCCCATCTTGACCCGATAGGGGCCCTGATGCTGCTCGTCTTCCGCTTTGGCTGGGCGAAGCCCGTACCGATCGATCCCAGGTACTTCAAGCGTCCCCGTCGCGACATGGCGATCGTTTCCCTGGCGGGTTCGGCGGGCAACCTGGCCACGGCGGCGGCCTGTGGGATCGTGGTGAGGCTTTTCCCGGGTCCCTTCATATCCATCCCCGCCCTGGGGAGGTTCGTCATCCTCATGATCCTCATCAATCTCGGACTGGGCGTTTTCAACCTCGTACCCATCCCGCCCCTTGACGGCTCAAAGCTGGTATCCCTGTTCCTGCCTCCCTCGTGGCTGAGGGGCTTTTACTGGCTCGAAAGGTACGGGATCTTCATCCTGATGATCCTTTTAGCCCTGGGGGTGGTCCAGGCGGTGATCAGTCCGGTGATAATGACCCTCTTCCACTTGATACTCTGA